In the Necator americanus strain Aroian chromosome X, whole genome shotgun sequence genome, AGTGTTAGCTGCTGCTACCTCATTCATATTTCACTCATCTCCATGACCTGGTTCAACAAGTCTCTATCACAAATTTCTGCTGCTGCgcgtttctttaaaaaaatctggttTTACAAAAGAGCCACATTCTGTTTTCTGTGAAGTAACCATTTTGTCGGCATTTGAAGGACGCAACAacttgcaaatttttctttaatattttttttttctgggaaaagcAGAGAATTGCTCCCTCTGTGCAATTTATTAGCTATTTTTGATGTTTACAGGGTATTTTTGATTGCTTCCTTTATACGGCAAAGTTGGGACCAACCGGATTCTTCAAGGGCTTCATCCCTGCGTGGGTCCGTCTTGCACCTCATACTGTGTtcactttcatatttttcgaaCAGCTTCGTATGAACTTCGGCTATTTTAAACAAACACTATCGCCTAAGTAGAGATCTTCTGCATGTTCCTGTTACAGTTTGGCATTTTATGTAAATTACTAGGGATTCTGTCTGACTTATTTTACCACAGCTGTATATTAAGTAATCGCTGATGTTCGAGATGTTAGATATTATGAAATAAAGTTGCGTGTTACAATGTTCTGAAATAAAGTGGTGTTCTGAGTGTTCGGTGTACATCGATGTATATCAGGAACCGGGAAAGATTTTGCTTGGCCTTTCTCACACTTGAAATGAATATGCTGTAagcataaatttatttaagcCTTAATGTAAAAGGCAACAGCGACAGAAATGACAACAAACTACAAAAGAGTCGCAGTtatggaaaatggcaatcaCACTGTAGAATAGAAGTTTCTACTCGAAGGGACGTAAGGCTGGAGCCGCGTACAGGAGAAGACTGAGTGCTACCTTCTCGTTGTGGTCCTGCTCACTTACTTATTACTATACTAATAATTACTGTAATATCTTACTACTACAATAATAACCATACTAACAAATAATTTAGAGACAATTTTCGTAACGAGTCAACTCTGTCTAGACCGTTACGATATCTGCATGTGCCGTTAACTGGATTACAGAAAACGTGCGTAAGAGGACGTCCCGTTGGCAGTATCGAAAACCACATCATGTACTGCAGTGATGAAAAGGAAGTAGAGGGCTGCTAGGCAGCTGTGAAGAACGACTGCAACAGCCTGGTGGGTGAGGTCTTATCAACGTCGCCAAGATGCGCATTTGTACGATTGTGGGTTCGCCgatgacttaaaggcagcataccacgaatgaggtggtgcggatttcaggaggagtatccgtatacggggtcgtagattatggaaacggGGGTAGTTCAGCTCATCTCCCCCAGCATcattgcaaacagccgcctccagaatgctgtattgtacgacgccatctattgcaacgctccatcccttgcgccgcctccgccctgcgattcgccgaaaatcaattcgggttgccccgataggcagtaagggacgctacgcgtgcaagggtggcgcgctgcaatagaaggcgtcatatgaaacatcattcagaggccggctgcttgcagtgattcaggagAGCTGAGCgcaaccaccccggtctcatTAATCTATggccccgtatacggatactccacctgaaatccgtaccaccccagattcgtcgtatgctgcctttaaactctGGATAGTAGGTGCCCTTGTACGCATAGAAACCCTTGAGAACTATAGTAAGAACTTGTCATCTGATAAACGAACCTCATCGTTGCACCCAAATATGAGAGGAATCATTGACGCCATCAACTTAAGTGGCAAGGGGCAACTCCTTCAACGCTAAAAGAGCAGCGAAAGTGGAAGATACCGACTcataagcttcagctcgattacATTCTGACAAGAACATGCTTTTGTCGGAAGTCCGAATATCTAGAGCAGTCTTGGTCATGGCATTCGATGCCGACCACCGCCCAGTTCTCAGCTTGATGGTATGAATGCATTGAGAAGAATGCATTGAGTTCAACGTCAACCGAAGTTCGacttggcaggtctgaaattcgatgaatgcagaaagagGTTCCGCCAATGAAAGTCGATCAATATTGGATTACGGACCAAGAAGAGAGTGCATGACGCTGATGTTTTCACTAAATATATTCAGGAAGCTGCAGAGAAAACGCTCCCAGTTTTAGCACCAAAGAAAAGGTTCTCCTTTTGGTCTGCGGAGACAAGCAGCGCTTACAATTCTTCATGTGTAGCACGTAATACTGGTAACTTCAGTGAGGAGAAGCGTCTAAGAAGGAAATTGCGTCGTCAGCTGAAACGTGATCATGAGAGCGAATGGACGTCAAGGacaaaggagtttgaaaaggcgtggaaggACAAGAACCAGTGGAAGGTTAATGCTTTGCTAGAAAACTATAGCGGCTTGATGAAGAAGTGTTGACCTAAGCACTGCTAACGATATCGCTGTCGGATTGGCAACCCTGCCCATCTGGAAGGAACATTTCAATACCTTGCTAAACTGGCAAGCACCGTCACTTCCTAACCCATCCTTGCTCAAAAATCGACATACACCGCGGTCGGCGAAGAACCACCGAGTCAGAGGTTCTGGTAcgtatccaaaaaaaaataagtaatggaaaatctggctgAGATAATGGAATTAGTGCAGcaatgctgaaatctcttcctctatcgtgggattcgtgaggtgacgAAGACTATCCGTTCCATATGGATTGaggaaaggatacctgactcgttgAGACACGATATCATAATTTTTGTAGCGGTTCATCCAAGATCGCCTAGCCAAACGTTGCGAAACACCGTGACAAACTAACCGGCTTTCGCCGTGGTCGGTCTACGATGGGCCAAGTATTTGTTGTGAGGTGAATGAAGTGTGGAAGCGGTAAAGTCGGAAGAAGTCGGAAGTAGCTTTGAAGTCCAGGAAAACCAATTTCAAAAGCCTCTGAAATTGGCTTTTATctactttgaagccgcttccGACTCCCATGCTCGAGGCTGTCTTTTGAACGCACTTCGCGCCGATGTAATTCCAAGAAACTTCGTACGTTTAACGATGTGAATAGAAAAGCTGCGGTTCGAATACTAACCAGATGTATTACaccgttcgaagtggaaactggagtgagacaagtGGCTTTCTATTCAACTTCGCCATCGATGACATAGTGCGAGGAACAGTTGAGTAGTGTCCCGCCGATATCGTTTTAGCACCGTCTGCACATCCACTGGTGAATCTCGAATGCGCCGACAATGAAGTAATATTCACTTCAAACACCGCGAAGTTGCATCTTGCGAGCAGAGTGGATCTCCTCGACACCTAACGGGAATGAGGGTGGACGGCCTACCCGTTTGTTCCCGTGGATGGGTTCTGTTATTTTGGCTGTATGCAGAAAAACGATAGCAGTTACTCGAGATATTCAAGAAAGATGCGCTGAAGCTAATTCTGTATTCAACTCCTTCCCcaagtgcctgtggtcgacttCCATCGTCAACGAAGTCaaactgcgagtctacctatccgaaGTTCATTCCTTCTTGATTTACGGGTCGGAGACCTGAGCAGCACAATCTGCGGTGATGGAGGGCTGTGTAGACGACCGTTAGGCTACTTTTCGCCGATGACGTGCAATAACGAACTTTATTTGGAAGTGGGTATGAAGTACCGGCGCTCAGGCGTGGAAAACATCGTCATCTTGCCCAGACTTCCGATCTAGTCGCAGAAGAACTTCGCTTCTTCAATTACGCTGTGACAAGATTGTCTGATGCAAGTTCATGTTGTCTTGAGAAAGCTATCCGAGTCAAATCGGAAAACGCCTTGtgatcgtaaaagaaagttgtgGTTTGGATATTTGGTAAGAGAACATCTGGGGACACATGGCGTTGGCAGGAAATCCAGTCGAGACGTAACGCTCGCAGATTGTGGGGTAGCGACCGGTGGATAGATTCCTTGGGGATCGAACAGGATATATGtttaaggacgacacaccttGGAGAAAATGAGGATAACCCCGTTAGGCCGTAGCATCCTCCCGCCGTCTACATCTAGTCCCTATAAAATACTGGATTGGTGAAAGCTAAATCATTCTGATGGAATCGTAGCCTCTGAAACTTGTTCATTATCTTTACGCATCTTAACCTGTTTGGAAACTATCGTCTTCTGAAAAAGAATGgcgaatataaaataaaagcgcgctcgaggaagatttttttctaatttcatggaaaatataTGTCTGATATCAGTTAGTAATAGAATGTTAATGAAGCGGGGGGTTAGAAGCCATCCGTTCTTCATGGAGATCGGTTTTCCTCGGTTCCGCTGAAGACCGAACTTTCCACACGTTTCGAGGCATTCGACCATCATTCGTTCCGCTCCGCTTATGTTTGTCATTAATATTGGGCTGAGGAATGAGTCAtgatcattttttcaaaactaaaaacaTACACAGAAGTAAAAACTGCTTTAAAATGTTATACAATTTCTTGCTCTCAGCAGTGTTTGGTCTTTTGTTTCATTCAGATCAGTTATGTGGAGCGTCAAGTGAGCGGAACAGAGCTTTTTCGATACCCTCTGGTTTTTGCATCTAACCGGGATGTTAAGGCAACCGGGATGTTACGACATTGCACTGAGATATGTGCAGTGCACGGAGGGTAACAACTGGGGCACGAAAAACTTCATAAAGTAACaaaaatcacatgaaaaaactttaaaaacaaaagaaaatggagaaaaccAGTATGAGGAATCGAAAAACACTTTGAGAGTTGGGTGAAAGTGATGGAAAGACGGAAGGAAGAACAAGGGTGTGTGTTATGGACtaatttcttgatttcttgGAGGtctttatttcataaaaaaaaattctattctattctgtATTATTTCTGTAACCAACACGATTTCATTGTCGTAGTAAGGATATAGTCATCAAAggttctcaagttttttttccatattatttCATCTCAATCTTCGCATTGGCTTCTTGAGAGTAACTCAAAAATTAGGGGTAAGATTGTGTCATCCTGCCGGACTCTTCACTTAGAGTTGATTATCATCCTATTGAAGAGGtgcgaaattctttttttccaattactACAAAACTTTCGAAGTACCTTTACTTACTCTGGCTAGGGACGCGAAGGCTCTTCAAGCCTTCCATGAGCGTTTCCTTCTCGACTGGGGCGAAGGCTTTTACTAGCTCGATGAAAGAGACGCAGTAGCGTGTTGTACCCTCGAAATACTTTCACTAGTTTCGAAATTATATATTTCGACAGTCTTGCTTAATCCTTTTCGAACCTTTCTTTGCTCGCATGGCCGTCCTTCatctaacttt is a window encoding:
- a CDS encoding hypothetical protein (NECATOR_CHRX.G24753.T1): MLLSEVRISRAVLVMAFDADHRPVLSLMEAAEKTLPVLAPKKRFSFWSAETSSAYNSSCVARNTGNFSEEKRLRRKLRRQLKRDHESEWTSRTKEFEKAWKDKNQWKVNALLENYSGLMKKC